A genomic segment from Leptolyngbya boryana PCC 6306 encodes:
- the kaiC gene encoding circadian clock protein KaiC has product MTSINQTEPRNPADLSSVRKIRTLIEGFDDISHGGLPVGRTTLVSGTSGTGKTLLAVQFLYNGITQFDEAGVFVTFEESPADIIKNAYSFGWDLQRFVDEGKLFILDASPDPEGQDVVGNFDLSALIERIQYAIRKYKARRVSIDSVTAVFQQYDAASVVRREIFRLVARLKQVGATTIMTTERIEEYGPVARFGVEEFVSDNVVIVRNVLEGERRRRTIEILKLRGTTHMKGEYPFTITNQGVNIFPLGAMRLTQRSSNVRVSSGVNTLDEMCGGGFFKDSIILATGATGTGKTLLVSKFLQEACQRGDRAILFAYEESRAQLSRNAYSWGIDFEELEQQGLLKIICAYPESAGLEDHLQIIKSEISEFKPSRIAIDSLSALARGVSNNAFRQFVIGVTGFAKQEEITGFFTNTTDQFMGSHSITDSHISTITDTIIMLQYVEIRGEMSRALNVFKMRGSWHDKGIREYTISAQGPEIKDSFRNFERIISGSPTRIAVDEKVDLSRITKGLRSEDK; this is encoded by the coding sequence ATGACTTCGATTAATCAAACCGAACCGCGTAATCCCGCTGATCTTTCTAGCGTGCGAAAAATTCGTACGCTGATCGAAGGCTTCGACGATATTAGTCACGGAGGACTGCCCGTTGGTCGCACAACCCTCGTCAGTGGCACTTCTGGAACAGGCAAAACGCTACTCGCAGTACAGTTTCTCTATAACGGAATCACTCAATTTGACGAAGCAGGTGTGTTTGTCACCTTTGAAGAATCCCCTGCTGACATTATCAAAAACGCCTATAGCTTCGGATGGGATCTACAACGATTTGTAGATGAAGGAAAACTGTTTATTCTCGATGCGTCTCCTGATCCTGAAGGTCAAGATGTCGTCGGAAATTTTGACCTTTCAGCTTTAATTGAACGAATTCAGTATGCGATTCGGAAATACAAAGCGCGGCGGGTGTCGATCGACTCTGTGACGGCAGTGTTTCAGCAATATGATGCAGCGTCGGTCGTGCGGCGAGAAATTTTTCGCCTCGTCGCCCGGTTAAAGCAAGTCGGGGCAACCACGATTATGACCACCGAGCGGATTGAGGAATATGGTCCGGTCGCACGTTTTGGCGTGGAAGAATTTGTCTCAGATAATGTCGTAATTGTGCGCAACGTCCTCGAAGGAGAGCGGCGCAGAAGAACGATCGAGATTCTCAAACTTCGCGGGACAACTCACATGAAAGGGGAATACCCTTTCACGATCACGAATCAAGGGGTCAATATCTTCCCGCTAGGTGCGATGCGCCTGACTCAGCGATCGTCGAATGTGCGCGTCTCGTCGGGGGTCAACACCCTAGACGAAATGTGCGGCGGTGGATTCTTCAAAGATTCGATCATTCTGGCAACGGGCGCAACCGGAACCGGAAAAACGCTGCTGGTTAGCAAATTTTTGCAGGAAGCGTGTCAAAGAGGCGATCGCGCAATCTTGTTTGCCTACGAAGAATCGCGGGCGCAATTGTCACGAAACGCCTACTCGTGGGGCATCGACTTTGAAGAACTCGAACAACAAGGATTGTTAAAAATTATTTGTGCGTATCCTGAGTCAGCAGGCTTAGAAGATCACTTGCAGATTATTAAATCGGAAATTTCGGAATTTAAGCCGTCCAGGATTGCGATCGACTCGCTTTCTGCCTTGGCGCGAGGCGTCAGTAACAATGCGTTCCGACAGTTTGTGATTGGCGTGACCGGATTTGCGAAACAAGAGGAGATCACCGGATTCTTCACGAATACGACCGATCAGTTTATGGGATCGCATTCGATTACCGATTCGCATATTTCCACGATCACCGACACGATTATCATGCTGCAATACGTCGAGATCCGGGGCGAAATGTCGCGTGCCTTGAACGTGTTTAAGATGCGGGGATCTTGGCATGATAAGGGAATTCGCGAATACACCATTAGTGCTCAAGGTCCAGAAATTAAGGACTCGTTCCGCAATTTCGAGCGAATTATTAGCGGTTCACCGACTCGGATTGCAGTCGATGAGAAAGTTGATCTGTCACGAATTACGAAAGGATTACGCTCAGAAGACAAATAA
- a CDS encoding pentapeptide repeat-containing protein — MPDRITKCKAVGILSDRMQTLRVFFGLCLAVLVMIGMPGMAHAASSNATRAIDDVAATTKDYSGQNLIRAEFAAVRLPNSNFSNADLRGAVFSGSDLRNSNWSGADFSDGIAYITDLSGVDLTDTVLTSAMMIGSVLKGAKITGADFSFAVLDRPQVVELCKTASGVNSKTGISTRESLECP; from the coding sequence ATGCCTGATAGAATTACGAAATGTAAAGCTGTTGGGATATTGAGCGATCGTATGCAAACTCTGCGCGTGTTTTTTGGACTGTGTCTTGCCGTCCTCGTGATGATTGGAATGCCTGGAATGGCTCATGCTGCGAGTTCTAATGCAACTCGCGCGATCGATGATGTTGCAGCAACAACAAAGGACTATTCGGGACAAAATTTAATTCGGGCTGAGTTTGCTGCGGTGCGATTGCCGAATAGTAATTTTAGCAACGCTGATCTCAGGGGTGCGGTATTTAGCGGTTCAGATTTGAGAAATTCAAACTGGAGTGGAGCAGATTTTAGCGATGGCATTGCTTACATTACAGACCTGTCTGGTGTAGATCTCACAGATACTGTTCTGACTTCTGCCATGATGATTGGTTCGGTATTGAAGGGTGCGAAGATCACGGGCGCAGATTTTAGCTTTGCAGTGCTCGATCGTCCGCAAGTGGTCGAACTTTGTAAGACTGCCAGTGGTGTGAATTCAAAAACGGGAATCAGTACTCGCGAATCGCTAGAGTGTCCTTAA
- a CDS encoding circadian clock protein KaiA, with amino-acid sequence MIALVSSIVRPQLSIGVYLNSPALPQSLEQILASHERYAMTVVESTQDFFQLIQQHKQQLDCLILQDSSELPAIIEWLHSQATLLPAILVESEPHTTRPPDFTFLYHTGEVWATLADLEQVDNLIANAIEGFLNLSPSCQIPRETAPPDPTRDLTTQNFLMLQQRRLTEKLHERLGYLGVYYKRNPQAYLRNLPPQEQHELIEALRLEYRAIILSYFTDETALNHRIDNFVNAAFFADVSVAQIVEIHMELMDEFAKQLKLEGRNEEVLLDYRLTLIDTIAHLCEMYRRSIPRES; translated from the coding sequence TTGATAGCCCTAGTTTCCTCGATCGTGCGTCCTCAACTTTCGATTGGCGTATATCTCAACTCTCCAGCGTTGCCGCAATCACTGGAGCAGATTCTGGCTAGCCACGAGCGCTATGCAATGACGGTGGTCGAATCGACCCAGGACTTTTTTCAGCTCATTCAGCAGCACAAACAGCAGCTCGATTGCCTAATTTTGCAAGACAGTTCTGAATTGCCTGCAATTATTGAATGGCTTCACAGCCAAGCCACACTGTTGCCTGCGATTTTAGTCGAATCTGAACCCCACACTACTCGTCCACCAGATTTCACATTTTTGTATCACACGGGCGAAGTTTGGGCGACTCTAGCGGACCTCGAACAGGTTGACAATCTGATTGCGAACGCGATCGAAGGATTTCTGAATCTCTCGCCATCTTGTCAAATTCCGCGCGAAACGGCTCCGCCGGATCCGACACGAGATCTGACGACCCAGAATTTTCTCATGCTGCAACAGCGACGGCTGACTGAAAAACTGCATGAGCGACTTGGATATTTGGGGGTCTATTACAAACGCAATCCTCAGGCTTATCTGAGAAATCTTCCGCCTCAAGAGCAGCATGAACTGATCGAGGCGCTGCGGCTCGAATATCGTGCGATTATTTTGAGCTATTTCACAGACGAGACGGCTCTCAATCATCGCATTGACAATTTCGTGAATGCTGCTTTTTTCGCAGATGTCTCAGTCGCCCAAATTGTGGAAATCCACATGGAACTCATGGATGAATTTGCCAAACAGCTAAAATTAGAAGGGCGAAATGAAGAAGTTTTGCTGGATTATCGACTGACGCTGATTGATACGATTGCACATTTGTGTGAGATGTATCGGCGTTCTATTCCGCGAGAATCTTAA
- a CDS encoding RNA recognition motif domain-containing protein, with the protein MTIYVGNLSYQATVDDLKSVFAEYGTVKRVVLPTDRETGRMRGFAFVEMEQDAQEDAAITDLDGAEWMGRQLRVNKAKPKGE; encoded by the coding sequence ATGACCATTTACGTTGGAAATCTTTCATACCAAGCGACCGTAGACGACCTGAAATCGGTCTTTGCCGAATATGGCACGGTAAAGCGGGTCGTCCTGCCTACCGATCGCGAAACTGGACGGATGCGAGGCTTCGCATTTGTGGAAATGGAACAAGACGCGCAAGAAGATGCCGCAATTACTGACTTAGACGGGGCAGAGTGGATGGGTCGGCAGCTTCGAGTCAATAAAGCGAAACCGAAGGGAGAGTAA
- a CDS encoding GlsB/YeaQ/YmgE family stress response membrane protein — MNLIAWIILGLIAGAIAKAIYPGSQGGGILGTIILGIIGAFVGGSLYTFLTTGALNLTAASLSIGGILIAVLGAIVAIFLWGLLTRRAA, encoded by the coding sequence ATGAATCTGATTGCGTGGATTATTTTAGGTCTGATTGCAGGGGCGATCGCGAAAGCAATTTATCCGGGTAGTCAAGGCGGCGGCATTCTCGGAACAATCATCCTAGGCATCATTGGTGCCTTTGTCGGAGGAAGTCTCTATACTTTCCTAACTACGGGCGCGCTGAATTTGACCGCAGCATCCCTCAGTATTGGTGGAATTTTGATTGCAGTCTTAGGCGCAATTGTGGCAATTTTCCTGTGGGGACTCTTAACCCGTCGCGCAGCGTAA
- the kaiB gene encoding circadian clock protein KaiB, which produces MSPLKKTYVLKLYVAGNTPNSVRALKTLNNILEKEFQGVYALKVIDVLKNPQLAEEDKILATPTLAKILPPPVRKIIGDLSDREKVLIGLDLLYEELREEELDSQ; this is translated from the coding sequence ATGAGTCCTTTAAAGAAGACCTACGTCTTAAAACTATACGTCGCTGGAAATACACCGAATTCGGTTCGGGCACTCAAGACGTTAAATAACATTCTCGAAAAGGAGTTTCAAGGAGTCTATGCGCTAAAAGTCATTGATGTTTTGAAAAACCCGCAACTTGCAGAAGAAGACAAAATCCTCGCAACTCCAACTTTGGCAAAAATCCTGCCCCCGCCTGTACGCAAAATTATTGGCGACTTGTCCGATCGAGAAAAAGTTTTGATCGGGTTGGACTTGCTTTATGAAGAACTGCGAGAAGAAGAGCTTGATTCGCAATAA